In the genome of Tsukamurella paurometabola DSM 20162, the window CGGAGGTGACCAAGCCGGTGGCGGTGCGCAGCCCCTCGGCGAGCCCCGCGGCCTCGAGGTCGGCGTCCGGACCGAGCTGCCCGACCACGCCGCGCATAATCTGCGAGACGATCACACCCGAATTACCGCGGGCCCCGGAAACAGCGCCGGCCACCGTCGCCCGGGCCACCGCATGCGGCCCTTCCGTCCGATCGGCCTCCTCGGCCGCGCGGGCAGCAGCACGCAGAGTGACCAGCATGTTCGTCCCCGTATCGGCGTCGGCAACGGGGAAGACGTTGAGGGCGTTGATCTCGTCGACGGAACGCTCGAGACCGAGCACCGCGCGCCGGAGCCAGGCCACCACCACGCGGCCGTCCTGCTCGCTCGGTCCCGTCACGGCCACCAGCCTAGTGGGCCGTCACACAGGACAGGGGCGCCGGAGCGGTTTGGCCTGTAGACCCCTATCGGTCTATGATTGCAGGGTTGCCTCGCGTCCGGGCGTGTCCTTCGGGTATCGACCGGCGAGGCGGAACGACAGATTCATCTATTGCGAGGAGTACACGACATGGCTGCCGTCTGCGACGTCTGCGACAAGGGCCCCGGCTTCGGTAAGTCGGTGTCGCACTCGCATCGGCGTACCAATCGCCGGTGGAACCCGAACATCCAGACCGTGCGTGCCCAGGTGGCACCCGGTCAGACCAAGCGCCTGAACGTGTGCACCTCGTGCATCAAGGCCGGCAAGGTCGTTCGCGGCTGATCCGCGAGAACATCCACGAAGGCCCGCGACCGTTTTTCGGTCGCGGGCCTTCGTCTCGTTCGCTGATAGGTTCGTGACGTGGCCGATTCCCCCTCCGCCGAGCGGCGTCCGGCGCCCGTGCAGCGCCGCGGGCAGGTACGGCGGGACGCGATCCTTGACGCCGCGGAGGCACTGTTCATCGAATCCGGCTACGAGGGCGCCACGCTGAAGGCGATCAGTGAGCGCACCGGGATTCCTCTTGCGTCCGTCTACCACTACTTCAAGGACCGTGGGCAGGTCGATGGCGAGGTGGCGCGGCGACATGCCGAAGACCTGACCGCATCCGTCGTCTCGGCAGTACAGGAGGCCGACCGGCGCTCCGATCTGGACCGGGTGCTCAGCCTGGTGGTGCATGCGTTCGTCGGGTACTACCGCCGGCACCCGGGGTTCGTGGAATTGTGGCTGGCCAGGCGCAACGCCGTACTCAGTGAGGTCGCCGAGGAGTTCGACATGGTCCAGTCGGACAAGCTCTGGCGGCTACTGATCGACCGCGACCTGATCGCCGCCGACACCCCCGCGCTCGTGGTGCGCCTGGCGTACGAGGCCGGTGCTCGCCTGCTGGACCTCGCCTTCGGCGACGACCGGCACGGCGATGATGCGGTGATCGCCGAGGCGGTGCGGCTGCTGAGTTCCTATCTCGGCTCGTACGCCCCCATGACCTGACGAGCCCTGCCCCACGGCGGCGGGACAGGGCTTGACGGCGGATCGGTTACAGGCTCGCGAGGACCGCTCGCGCCGCGCGCTCGCCGGAGGTCGCGGCATCGGCGAGCGAGGGCATGTCGAGTTGGAAGTCTCCCGCGAGGTGGATCGGACCGAGCGGCTCGCGCAGGATGGGCAGCG includes:
- the rpmB gene encoding 50S ribosomal protein L28 — its product is MAAVCDVCDKGPGFGKSVSHSHRRTNRRWNPNIQTVRAQVAPGQTKRLNVCTSCIKAGKVVRG
- a CDS encoding TetR/AcrR family transcriptional regulator, which produces MADSPSAERRPAPVQRRGQVRRDAILDAAEALFIESGYEGATLKAISERTGIPLASVYHYFKDRGQVDGEVARRHAEDLTASVVSAVQEADRRSDLDRVLSLVVHAFVGYYRRHPGFVELWLARRNAVLSEVAEEFDMVQSDKLWRLLIDRDLIAADTPALVVRLAYEAGARLLDLAFGDDRHGDDAVIAEAVRLLSSYLGSYAPMT